The sequence CATGGTGAGCCCTCATGCGCGAAGGCGCAGCTTCTCGGCCGCCGTACGGGGTCGGCACGGACGGCGGGTACGCGCCCGTGGGGGGCGTACGGGCCGGGAAGCGGCGCCTTCGGGGTGCTGCCGGGGTGGGAGCGGTGGTCAGCCCTCCTGCGGGCGGGCCTTGGCGGCGGCGACGGGGCTGGCGGCGCCCTTGGGCACCGAGCCCATACCGGCCATGTGCATGATGCCGCCGGCCACCGCGCCGAGGCCGATCAGGACGAAGCCGGCGACCATGCCGGGCACGTTCTCCAGGACCATGAAGGCTCCGGCGACGCAGAAGCCGATGAACGAGATGATGACGCCGGTCCAGGCGGCGGGGGTGTGTCCGTGGCCACTGCTCGACATGAGTGCTCCTCGTTGCTCTCTCGCGCCGGGGTCCGGGCGCGTTAACCGTCGTCCATTGTCACCGATGCCGGGGTCGGCCCCGTTACCGGGTGGGGTCCTCGCCTCGGTCCAGGGACTTCCAGATCTCCTCCGGACGGTCCGGGTCCGCGGGCGGCTGCGCGCGCCGGGGGCCGCGGGCGCCGCCCGGTGTGCGCTCGTACTTCCCCGACATCGCGGGCCAGTGGCGGCCGCGGAGCAGGGCGAGCAGCCCGGCGATCAGGAGCAGCGCGCCGCCGGCCGCGGTCACCCAGGGCCACAGGGTGTGCGTGACGTGATGCACATCGGTGCCGGCCACACCGACCGCGGTGGACGCCTTGTCGCGCAGCGCCGCGGTGTCGGAGAGGCCGAGCACGGCGGCGACCACGGTGCCCAGGCCGCTGAGGGCGAGCAGGGCGGCGACCGCGATCCGGCCGGCCCGGCGCACCGCGAAGACGGCCACCAGGGCGGCGAGGCCGACGACGGCGAGCGCACCGGGCACGCCGGTGACATCGCTGCCGGTCACGCTGTCGGGCAGCGTGCCCTGGGCGAGGACCGCGGAGCCGGTGGCCCAGGTCCGGCCGGTGGCGAGCAGCGTCAGCCCGGCGCCGGCCGCACCGGACAGCAGCGCCGCGGCCAGGCTGCGCCTGCCGCCGGACGCGGGCGGGGCCGCCGCGGGCTCGGGCGCGGGCTCGTCCGCGGGCGCGGCGTCGGTACGGGGCTGGGGTACGGCTTCCACGCGTACCACTATCGCGCACCGCCCCCGGGCACCCGCCGCGCGGGGTGGGGCCCGCTACTTCCCCAGGTGATTGGCCGTGTGCACCGCTCGCAGCACCGCCGCCGCCTTGTTACGGCACTCGGTGTCCTCGGCCAGCGGGTCGGAGTCGGCGACGATCCCGGCGCCCGCCTGGACGTAGGCGGTGCCGCCCCGCAGCAGCGCCGTACGGATCGCGATGGCGGTGTCGGAGTCCCCGGCGAAGTCGAGATAGCCGACGCAGCCGCCGTACAGCCCGCGTTTGGTCGGCTCCAGCTCCTCGATGATCTGCATGGCACGCGGCTTGGGCGCACCGGAGAGGGTGCCCGCCGGGAAGCAGGCCGTCAGCACGTCGAAGGCGGTACGGCCCTTGGCGACCGTGCCCGTCACCGTCGAGACGATGTGCATGACATGGCTGTAGCGCTCGACGGACATGAAGTCGACGACCTCGACGCTGCCCGGCTCGCAGACCCGGCCCAGGTCGTTGCGGCCCAGGTCGACCAGCATCAGATGCTCGGCGCGCTCCTTGGGGTCGGCCATCAGCTCGTCGGCGAGGGCCTGGTCCTCCTGGACGGTCGCACCGCGCGGCCGGGTGCCGGCGATCGGATGCACCATCGCCCGGCCGTCCTCGACCTTCACCAGCGCCTCGGGGCTGGACCCCACCACGTCGAAGGCCCCACCGTCCTCGCCCTCGAACCGGAAGAGGTACATGTACGGGCTGGGGTTGGTGGCCCGCAGCACCCGGTAGACATCCAACGCACTCGCCGTACACGGCGTTTCGAACCGCTGCGAGGGCACCACCTGGAACGCCTCGCCGGCCCGGATGCGCTCCTTGATGTCCTCGACGGCCTCCTGGAAGGCGGGCCCGCCCCACTCGGCGCTGTACGGCGGCACCTCGGACGGCGGCAGCGCGGCGGCGCTGGCGGGCGCGGGCCGGGCCAGGTCGTAGGCCATGGCATCCAGACGGGCCACGGCATCCGCGTACGCCTCGTCGACCCCGGTCTCCAGATCATTGTGGTTGATCGCGTTGGCGATCAGCAGCACCGTGCCGTTCCAGTGGTCGAGGACCGCGAGATCGGAGGTGAGCAACATGGTCAGCTCGGGCAGCCGCAGATCGTCGCGGGTACTGTCGCCGATCTTCTCCAGGCGGCGCACGATGTCGTAGCCGAGGTAGCCGACCATCCCGCCGGTAAACGGCGGCAGGCCCGCGCCCTCGACCAGATCGTGCGGGGTGTGCAGCGCCTCGACGGTGGCCCGCAGCACGGCCAGCGGATCGCCGTCGACAGGCACGCCGACGGGCGGGGTGCCCAGCCAGTGGGCGCGGCCGTCACGCGTGGTGAGGGTGGCGGCGCTGCGGACGCCGATGAACGAGTACCGCGACCACGTACGGCCGTTCTCGGCGGATTCGAGCAGGAAGGTGCCGGGCCGTTCAGCGGCGAGTTTGCGGTAGAGCCCCACCGGGGTGTCGCCGTCGGCGAGCAGGCGCCGGGTGACGGGGATGACCCGGCGGTCCTTGGCGAGGGCGCGGAAGGTGTCGAGGTCCGGAGTGGCGGTGCCGGTGGTTCCCGTGGTCATGGCGTCGGATCCTAGTGGCGATCAGCGCCGCCCGCGGCGCGCGTCCGTCTGATGACCGGCCGGGGCGTGCGGTCAGTCCTGCCGGAGGAGGACATCCGCGTCGAAGCAGGTGCGGGCGCCGGTGTGGCAGGCCGCGCCGACCTGGTCGACCTTGACCAGGACGGTGTCGGCGTCGCAGTCCAGGGCCACCGACTTCACATACTGCACATGGCCGGAGGTGTCGCCCTTGACCCAGTACTCCTGGCGGCTGCGGGACCAGTAGGTGGCCCGCCCGGTGGTCAGCGTGCGGTGCAGCGCCTCGTCGTCCATCCACCCCATCATCAGCACCTCGCCGGTGTCGTACTGCTGGGCGATGGCGGGGAACAGGCCGTCGGCACCGCGCTTGAGGCGGGCGGCGAGGGCGGGGTCCAGGGCGGAGGCGGTGTTCATGAGGCCCATTGTGCCGTGCCGCGCGCCCGGTACGGCATGCTGCCGGTATGCCTGAGCCGCCCCTGCCGCCCCCGCCGCCGGATCCGGACCGGGCGGCGCGGGTCGCGCTGCGGGTGCTGGCGGCGGTCTTCCTGGCCGCACTGGTGGTGGGCGGCGTCCTGGTGGTACTCACGCGCTGAGTGTGGCGCCGTGGCAGCGGGCGGAGCACGGTCGTAGGGTGACCGTATGTCGACCCATGCGAAGCGTGAACGGCTGCTGCTCGCCGATCTGTTGGAAAGCGCGGGCCCCGAGGCGCCGACCCTGTGCGCGAACTGGACCACGCGGGACCTGGCCGCGCATGTGGTCGTCCGCGAGCGGCGCGCGGATGCGGCCGGCGGGCTCCTCCTCAAGTCACTGGAGGCGCGCCTGGAACGCGTGCAGGCGGAATTCGCCGCCAAGCCCTACGACGAACTGATCCATCTGATCCGCACCGGCCCGCCCCGGATGTCCCCGTTCGCCCTCAAGCAGATCGACGAGGCGTCCAACACGGTGGAGTTCTTCGTCCACGCCGAGGACGTACGACGCGCCCAGCCGGACTGGAGCCCGCGGGAACTGGACCCCGTCTTCGCCGACGCCCTGTGGTCCCGCATCGAACGCATGGCCCGCGTCCTGGGCCGCAAGTCGCCGGTAGGCGTCGTCCTCCGCCGTCCCGACGGCCAGACCGCGGTGGCCCACCGCGGCACCCCCGTCGTCACCGTCACCGGCTCCCCGGCCGAACTCACCATGTTCGCCTTCGGCCGGCAGGCCCAGGCCGACGTCGAACTGGACGGCGAGAAGGAGGCCGTGGAGAGGCTCCTGACGGCCTCGCTGGGCGTTTAGCCCGTCCGCTGCGCTTTGCCTGAGCCGACGGATTCGGCTTTCTCGCCGTTTCGCCTGCGGCGGGCTGTGCCTCCCCCAGCTAACGCTGGGAGGTGCCCCCAGCGCGGGGCTGTCCGGCAGCGGCACCGGCCCTACACGGCTCCGCCGCTACGGCCCGGCACCTCCCCGTTGGGGGTGGAAAAAGACGTGGGGGTGGACCACCGGCCTTTCCCTCCCCCACCGTCGGGAGGGGCCGCACCGGAGGACGAAGTCCGCAGGGGC is a genomic window of Streptomyces gilvosporeus containing:
- a CDS encoding anthranilate synthase component I codes for the protein MTTGTTGTATPDLDTFRALAKDRRVIPVTRRLLADGDTPVGLYRKLAAERPGTFLLESAENGRTWSRYSFIGVRSAATLTTRDGRAHWLGTPPVGVPVDGDPLAVLRATVEALHTPHDLVEGAGLPPFTGGMVGYLGYDIVRRLEKIGDSTRDDLRLPELTMLLTSDLAVLDHWNGTVLLIANAINHNDLETGVDEAYADAVARLDAMAYDLARPAPASAAALPPSEVPPYSAEWGGPAFQEAVEDIKERIRAGEAFQVVPSQRFETPCTASALDVYRVLRATNPSPYMYLFRFEGEDGGAFDVVGSSPEALVKVEDGRAMVHPIAGTRPRGATVQEDQALADELMADPKERAEHLMLVDLGRNDLGRVCEPGSVEVVDFMSVERYSHVMHIVSTVTGTVAKGRTAFDVLTACFPAGTLSGAPKPRAMQIIEELEPTKRGLYGGCVGYLDFAGDSDTAIAIRTALLRGGTAYVQAGAGIVADSDPLAEDTECRNKAAAVLRAVHTANHLGK
- a CDS encoding TIGR03085 family metal-binding protein, with translation MSTHAKRERLLLADLLESAGPEAPTLCANWTTRDLAAHVVVRERRADAAGGLLLKSLEARLERVQAEFAAKPYDELIHLIRTGPPRMSPFALKQIDEASNTVEFFVHAEDVRRAQPDWSPRELDPVFADALWSRIERMARVLGRKSPVGVVLRRPDGQTAVAHRGTPVVTVTGSPAELTMFAFGRQAQADVELDGEKEAVERLLTASLGV
- the hisI gene encoding phosphoribosyl-AMP cyclohydrolase — its product is MNTASALDPALAARLKRGADGLFPAIAQQYDTGEVLMMGWMDDEALHRTLTTGRATYWSRSRQEYWVKGDTSGHVQYVKSVALDCDADTVLVKVDQVGAACHTGARTCFDADVLLRQD
- a CDS encoding HGxxPAAW family protein, which produces MSSSGHGHTPAAWTGVIISFIGFCVAGAFMVLENVPGMVAGFVLIGLGAVAGGIMHMAGMGSVPKGAASPVAAAKARPQEG
- a CDS encoding TIGR02234 family membrane protein yields the protein MEAVPQPRTDAAPADEPAPEPAAAPPASGGRRSLAAALLSGAAGAGLTLLATGRTWATGSAVLAQGTLPDSVTGSDVTGVPGALAVVGLAALVAVFAVRRAGRIAVAALLALSGLGTVVAAVLGLSDTAALRDKASTAVGVAGTDVHHVTHTLWPWVTAAGGALLLIAGLLALLRGRHWPAMSGKYERTPGGARGPRRAQPPADPDRPEEIWKSLDRGEDPTR